One Nicotiana sylvestris chromosome 12, ASM39365v2, whole genome shotgun sequence genomic window carries:
- the LOC104231453 gene encoding upstream activation factor subunit UAF30-like — MATSSRVFGSYCRTLMAAAKSSAAATPAPAPAAAATATGKGRHKGILKPLPVSPALGKFVGSSEISRTDAVKKVWDYIKTNNLQNPANKKEINCDDKLKTIFAGKDKVGFLEIAKLLSSHFQKAS; from the exons ATGGCAACATCATCTAGGGTTTTCGGAAGCTACTGCCGAACGCTAATGGCAGCTGCGAAGAGCTCTGCCGCCGCAACTCCAGCTCCAGCTCCAGCCGCCGCTGCCACGGCAACAGGAAAAGGTCGTCATAAAGGCATACTGAAGCCGCTACCGGTTTCACCTGCTTTAGGGAAATTTGTTGGTTCTTCTGAAATATCACGTACTGATGCTGTTAAGAAAGTCTGGGATTACATCAAAACCAATAATCTTCAG AATCCTGCGAACAAGAAGGAGATAAATTGTGACGACAAGTTGAAGACTATATTTGCTGGCAAGGACAAGGTTGGTTTTCTAGAGATTGCAAAGCTGCTATCCAGTCATTTTCAGAAGGCTTCTTAA